From Desulfovibrio inopinatus DSM 10711, the proteins below share one genomic window:
- a CDS encoding DUF3536 domain-containing protein gives MKRYICIHGHFYQPPRENPWLEEVELQDSAHPYHDWNDRITAECYGPNASARIQDDEGRIMDIVNNYARINFNFGPTLLSWMERKQPLIYDAIREADRLSQERFGGHGSAIAQIYNHMIMPLATTRDKHTQIVWGLTDFSRRFGRDPEGIWLPETACDTETFELLTQHGITYTILAQNQAKRIRQLGHDDWIDVSGSRIDPTTPYICHLPSGNSLTLFFYDGPISQDIAFGSLLDNGQTLRDRLMEAFTDNGRDWPQLVHIATDGETFGHHHKAGEMALAWALSLIEADTGVRLTNYGEYLSLYEPQFEVEVYDNSAWSCVHGVERWRSDCGCNSGMHPGWNQAWRKPLREAIDWLSREAADVFDKLAPRYFTDPWAARDAYIDVILDRSDTNVSTFFKKHASRVLAPMDMVSALKLMELQRFAQLIFTSCGWFFDEISGIETVQILQYAVRTIQLAEEIGGRFLEETFVEKLAQAPSNVLSSGDEAYTRYAKPSQVDMLRVAAHFAISSLFESYPQEFNISRYKVISDFSNRHTAGRSSLLTGKAGMASQITTEYIEIQYAVLHPGDHNIICGIQFFHDVGNLRKMERELADSFNRGNLTETIRALDNHFGRATYSIWHLFRDEQRSVVNKILTPQYKLAENAFRQTYESNYSILNFLDWLDIPPPSHFTQATTFVIRTDAKRLFSQSHIDPEDLRQLMEEARKRNVDIHDETVCFAVAGWVNNAMAELATTPKNIAKMQTLATCLDLLEPLHLGLLVWKAQNTLFGLRVKLYENMVQRAATGDADARQWVEAFTILSRHLKVKLP, from the coding sequence TATCCAAGACGATGAAGGCCGAATTATGGACATCGTTAACAACTATGCCCGTATCAACTTCAACTTCGGCCCAACCTTGCTCTCCTGGATGGAACGCAAACAGCCACTCATCTATGATGCCATCCGTGAAGCCGATCGACTGTCACAAGAACGCTTCGGTGGCCATGGTTCAGCTATAGCCCAAATTTACAACCACATGATCATGCCGTTGGCCACTACACGCGATAAGCACACGCAAATTGTCTGGGGATTGACGGATTTCTCCCGGCGTTTTGGTCGTGATCCTGAGGGTATTTGGTTACCGGAGACAGCATGCGATACCGAAACATTCGAGCTGCTTACCCAACACGGTATCACGTATACTATTCTCGCACAAAACCAAGCCAAACGTATTCGCCAACTTGGTCACGACGATTGGATCGATGTCTCGGGCTCACGTATAGATCCCACGACACCGTATATCTGTCACCTCCCCTCCGGAAACAGTCTGACGCTCTTTTTCTATGATGGCCCCATCAGTCAGGATATCGCCTTTGGAAGCCTGCTCGACAACGGACAAACATTGCGTGACCGCCTCATGGAGGCGTTTACCGATAATGGGCGCGACTGGCCGCAACTGGTCCATATCGCTACGGACGGCGAAACATTCGGTCATCACCACAAAGCCGGTGAAATGGCACTCGCCTGGGCGTTATCGCTCATCGAAGCAGATACAGGCGTCAGGCTGACGAATTATGGAGAGTACCTTTCCCTCTATGAACCGCAATTCGAAGTCGAAGTATATGACAACTCGGCGTGGAGCTGCGTCCATGGCGTGGAACGGTGGCGTTCGGATTGCGGATGCAATTCGGGCATGCATCCGGGATGGAATCAGGCATGGCGCAAACCCTTGCGCGAGGCTATAGACTGGTTGAGCCGTGAAGCCGCAGACGTGTTCGACAAGCTTGCCCCTCGCTATTTTACTGACCCATGGGCAGCCCGCGACGCCTATATTGATGTCATTCTGGACCGATCCGATACAAACGTATCCACGTTTTTCAAAAAGCACGCATCCCGAGTTCTTGCCCCCATGGATATGGTTTCAGCCTTGAAACTCATGGAACTCCAGCGTTTTGCCCAACTCATCTTCACCAGTTGCGGCTGGTTCTTCGATGAAATTTCCGGCATCGAAACCGTTCAAATCCTTCAATACGCGGTCAGAACCATTCAGCTTGCTGAAGAAATCGGAGGACGTTTTCTGGAAGAAACCTTCGTGGAAAAACTCGCCCAAGCGCCCAGCAATGTTCTCTCCTCCGGAGACGAAGCGTATACTCGTTACGCCAAACCCTCGCAGGTCGATATGCTCCGGGTTGCGGCCCACTTTGCGATATCTTCACTCTTTGAAAGCTATCCACAGGAATTCAATATCAGCCGCTACAAGGTCATCAGCGATTTCTCGAACCGCCACACAGCCGGCCGATCCAGTTTGCTCACCGGCAAAGCAGGCATGGCCTCGCAGATTACGACAGAATATATTGAAATTCAGTACGCAGTGCTCCATCCCGGAGACCACAACATTATTTGCGGCATCCAATTTTTTCACGATGTTGGCAACCTGCGCAAGATGGAACGAGAACTAGCCGACTCGTTCAACCGAGGCAACCTTACCGAAACCATACGCGCCTTGGACAACCACTTCGGACGAGCGACCTATTCCATCTGGCACCTCTTCCGCGACGAACAGCGCAGTGTAGTCAATAAAATTCTGACGCCACAATATAAATTGGCAGAAAACGCATTCCGCCAAACCTATGAGAGTAACTACAGTATTCTCAATTTTCTCGACTGGCTCGATATTCCTCCACCATCGCACTTTACGCAGGCGACAACCTTCGTCATCCGCACCGACGCGAAACGCCTCTTCTCGCAATCGCACATAGATCCGGAAGATCTTCGTCAACTCATGGAAGAAGCACGGAAACGCAACGTGGATATACATGATGAAACAGTGTGTTTTGCCGTAGCGGGTTGGGTCAACAATGCCATGGCCGAACTGGCCACTACACCCAAAAATATCGCCAAAATGCAAACCTTGGCCACATGCCTTGATTTGCTTGAACCGCTGCATCTCGGATTGCTTGTCTGGAAAGCACAGAACACGCTGTTCGGCCTCCGTGTAAAGCTCTACGAAAACATGGTACAACGAGCCGCAACTGGTGATGCCGATGCCCGACAATGGGTTGAGGCCTTCACGATTCTCAGCCGACACCTCAAGGTAAAACTCCCATGA